The genomic stretch GATATATATCTCTCAGCTGCCACCGGTCCGAATCCGCTGCTGCGGCGCAGAGCCGTCCAATCGTGCCGGCTTTCTCCCGACCGACTCTCCGCGTCCGCTGTCGCGGAAAGTCGCTCTGCCACCGCTCTCAAGCCTCCGCGAGCCGTTCTGTCCGCCGGCGTGTCTATTGAGATTCTGACCGGGTTTTTCACAAACATAGTACTATATATTTATATTAGTAGAGTATTTACTTGTCTCTCCGCCACTCTGTGATGATGACACGGAAGGGTGATTTCCTCTCGCGACGCGACTTCGTGATCGGCGCCGGCGCGGCCGGCGTGGCCAGCCTCGCAGGCTGTACCCGCCAGAACACCGAGGGTGGCTCCGACGGCTCCGGCGGGTCCAGTGGCTCCGACGGGTCGTCCGATGGCGCGCTCTCTGGCCCCATCGACATCGCGGGCTCGTCGACCGTGTTCCCGCTGGCGACCGCGTTCAGCGAGATCTTCAAAGAGGAACACCCCGACGTCGAGTTCAGCCTCCAGTCGACCGGCTCCGGCGGTGGGTTCCAGAACTTCTTCTGCGTCGGCGAGACGGATTTCAACAACGCCTCCCGCCCCATCTCGCCCGAGGAGGAGACCCTCTGCTCCGACAACAGCGTCGAACCCGTTGAGCTCCAGGTCGCCACCGACGCACTGACCGTCATCGTCAACAACGACAACGACTGGGCGGAGTCACTCACCGTCGAGCAGCTCCGGCAGATCTGGTCCGCAGAGGACCCGCCGAGCACGTGGTCGGACATCGACTCCGACTGGCCCGACGAAGAGCTCGAACTGTTCGGCCCGACCGACGCCTCGGGGACCTACGACTACTTCATCGAGGCCGTCATCGGTGAGGAGGGACCGGGTCACCGCCAGGACTACTCGCCGACGGAACAGGACCGCACCATCATCCGCGGTGTCGAGGGCTCGCAGTACGCCATGGGCTACATGGGCTTCGCGTACTACAGCCAGAGTTCGGACGCGGTGACGGCCATCGCCATCGACAGCGGCGACGGCCCCGTCGAACCGTCACTCGAGACGGCGAAATCCGGCGAGTACACGCCGCTCTCGCGCCCGCTGTTCACCTACCCCGCGACGTCCTCGCTCACCGAGCCGCAGGTCGCCGAGTTCGCCCGCTTCTGGATGGAGAACACGACCAACGAGGAGGTCGTCGCCGACGAGGTCGGGTACGTCCCGCTCGACAGCGACCAGCAGCAGGCGCAACTCGACACGCTCGAAGCCGCCATCGAGGACGCACAGTCGAACTGAGGACCGATTCGGAGACTGACGTTCGAATAACGAGATTTTTCACCAGTGAATATAGGATATATAGGTAAATGAGCACGGACGACATCACGAACGACCTCACACGGAACACGGAGAACGCGCCGGAGGAGCTCCTGACGCGCGCGTTCTTCTTCCTGTGTGCGGCGCTGTCGATCGTCACGACGGTCAGCATCATCCTGCTGCTCGTGACCGAGGCGGCGAAGTTCTTCACCGTCACCGCGCCGCTCATGGGTATCGAGGGGCCGACAGCGTCCGTCGTCGACTTCCTCACCGGCACGACCTGGGAGATCAACAACAACGAGTTCGGCGTCCTCGCGCTCGTCTCCGCCACGCTGATGATCACCATCGGCTCGGCCATCGTCGCACTCCCGCTGGGTGTCGCGACGGCGATCTACCTCAGCGAGTACGCCAACCCCCGCCACCGCGCCTTCCTGAAGCCGGCACTCGAGGTGCTGGCCGGTATCCCGACCGTCGTCTACGGGTTCTTCGCGCTCATCTACATCACGCCCGCCATCCAGACCGTCCTCCCGGGGACCGGCACGTTCAACCTCATCTCGGCCAGCCTCGTCGTCGGCATCATGATCATCCCGATGGTCGCCTCCATCAGCGAGGACGCGATGTCGGCCGTCCCCGACGAACTCCGGCAGGCCGGGTACGGGATGGGTGCGACGAAGTTCGACGTCTCGACGGGTATCGTCGTGCCCGCCGCGCTGTCGGGCATCTTCTCGTCGTTCATCCTCGCGCTCTCGCGAGCCATCGGCGAGACGATGGCCGTCACCGTCGCCGCGGGGTCGCGCGCGCAGTTCCTCAACCCGCTCAACCCCGCCGCGTACCAGGAGGGGGCGCTCCCGATGACCGCCGCGATGGTCCAGTTGCTCCTGGGCGACATCACCGGTGGGGGGCTCGCGTACCGCAGCCTGTTCGCCATCGGCCTCACGCTGTTCGTCATCACGCTCGTCATGAACATCATCAGCGACTTCGTCGCGCAACGCTACCGGGAGGAGTACTGAGATGGCGACCGAGAGAGGCCAGGTCATCGAGAGCTTCGGAACGGTCAACAAGACCGTCGGGACGCTCTTCCAGTACGTGTTGCTGGCGGCGACGCTGTTCGGGCTCGTCACGCTCGGCATCCTCCTCGTGTTCGTCGCCAACGACGCCATCCAGCCGCTCACCGCGGACCCCGGCTGGCACCTGACGTTCTTCGTGACGCTCGTCGTCCCGACACTCCTCGTCGGCGGCTTCCTCTACGTGCGGCACTCGAACGCGCTGACCTTCGGTGCCACGTCGGTCGGACTCTTCGTCGTCAGCCTCATGTTCAGCGGGGGCGTGGCGATGGTCTTCGTCGACATGCTCTCGCCGGTGACGTGGTTCGGCTTCCTCCTCGCGCTCGCCATCCCGCTGGCGGGCGTCGTCGGCATCGAACGCGCCGGCCGACGCCTCCCGTTCTCCGCCAAACTCGTCGTCACGACCCTGCTGTTCTACGTCCCCCTCTTCGGCCTCCCCGGACCGGTCGGGGCCGCCGCGGGCGTCCCGACGCTCGTCCCGAGCGTCGTCGACCTCTTCTCGTCGCTCCCCGTGCTCCCCGTCGACTGGGTGCTGCTCTCGCTCTCGCTCGGCGGTATCGTCGGTGTCGTCGTCGGTACCTACGCCCGCCGCCTCGGTGGCAACCGGGCCGGTGTCGTCGGTGGCGTCGCCGCTCTCGGCATCGTCGCGCTCAGTGCGGTCGTCGGCCCCCTCGCGGGCGTCGACCCCGTCCCGGCGACGGTCATCGCGAGCGTCGCCGTCGTCCCTACTCTCGCGTACCTCGCCGGGGGTGCCGTCGCGCGACCCGACGACCGCGCCGGCCTCCTCGTTCCGGTGGTGATGGTCGGTGGGGCGTTCCTCGGCGCGTTCGTCGTCGAGGCGGCGGGCTTCTCGGGGCCGGCCTCGTGGGTCGACTGGCAGTTCCTCACGAGCGCGCACAGCCGAACCGCCGTCGACGCCGGACTGTACCCCGCCATCGGCGGCTCCATCCTCCTGATGATCACCGTCGCCGTCTTGGCGTTCCCGCTCGGCGTCGGCGCTGCCGTCTACCTCGAGGAGTACGCGCCGAACAACCGCTTCACGCGGTTC from Salinigranum halophilum encodes the following:
- the pstA gene encoding phosphate ABC transporter permease PstA, which produces MATERGQVIESFGTVNKTVGTLFQYVLLAATLFGLVTLGILLVFVANDAIQPLTADPGWHLTFFVTLVVPTLLVGGFLYVRHSNALTFGATSVGLFVVSLMFSGGVAMVFVDMLSPVTWFGFLLALAIPLAGVVGIERAGRRLPFSAKLVVTTLLFYVPLFGLPGPVGAAAGVPTLVPSVVDLFSSLPVLPVDWVLLSLSLGGIVGVVVGTYARRLGGNRAGVVGGVAALGIVALSAVVGPLAGVDPVPATVIASVAVVPTLAYLAGGAVARPDDRAGLLVPVVMVGGAFLGAFVVEAAGFSGPASWVDWQFLTSAHSRTAVDAGLYPAIGGSILLMITVAVLAFPLGVGAAVYLEEYAPNNRFTRFIDVNISNLAGVPSVVYGLLGLGVFVTYLGQPTGTVAIGGATLGLLILPIVIISSREAIRSVPNDQRQASYGMGATKWQTVRRVVLPRAFPGILTGTILALGRAIGETAPLIMIGAPSVIFSLPTEFSAKASAMPLQVFAWASLFASDDFYTKAVPAGVVVLVSVLLAMNSIAIVLRNKYQTDG
- the pstC gene encoding phosphate ABC transporter permease subunit PstC, giving the protein MSTDDITNDLTRNTENAPEELLTRAFFFLCAALSIVTTVSIILLLVTEAAKFFTVTAPLMGIEGPTASVVDFLTGTTWEINNNEFGVLALVSATLMITIGSAIVALPLGVATAIYLSEYANPRHRAFLKPALEVLAGIPTVVYGFFALIYITPAIQTVLPGTGTFNLISASLVVGIMIIPMVASISEDAMSAVPDELRQAGYGMGATKFDVSTGIVVPAALSGIFSSFILALSRAIGETMAVTVAAGSRAQFLNPLNPAAYQEGALPMTAAMVQLLLGDITGGGLAYRSLFAIGLTLFVITLVMNIISDFVAQRYREEY
- a CDS encoding PstS family phosphate ABC transporter substrate-binding protein; this translates as MTRKGDFLSRRDFVIGAGAAGVASLAGCTRQNTEGGSDGSGGSSGSDGSSDGALSGPIDIAGSSTVFPLATAFSEIFKEEHPDVEFSLQSTGSGGGFQNFFCVGETDFNNASRPISPEEETLCSDNSVEPVELQVATDALTVIVNNDNDWAESLTVEQLRQIWSAEDPPSTWSDIDSDWPDEELELFGPTDASGTYDYFIEAVIGEEGPGHRQDYSPTEQDRTIIRGVEGSQYAMGYMGFAYYSQSSDAVTAIAIDSGDGPVEPSLETAKSGEYTPLSRPLFTYPATSSLTEPQVAEFARFWMENTTNEEVVADEVGYVPLDSDQQQAQLDTLEAAIEDAQSN